The following coding sequences lie in one Nakaseomyces glabratus chromosome K, complete sequence genomic window:
- the DSS4 gene encoding guanine nucleotide exchange factor DSS4 (CAGL0K02475g~GDP/GTP exchange factor for Sec4p; protein abundance decreased in ace2 mutant cells) translates to MASTGKVRKARCQFTECASSLISVPAVDSKTTDRLIYFPGAIMEKYKIMETREGADAQKEYEFLVVPEFWDFDNIGVSRDLCQVTEDRDNAEFKFEWDGHTWELIHCQRYLACAECDRGPIGLLCEVQDANDHSSTRKICLLSIASVDCK, encoded by the coding sequence ATGGCTAGTACTGGTAAGGTTAGAAAGGCTAGATGTCAATTCACTGAGTGTGCGAGCTCTCTGATCAGTGTCCCAGCTGTGGACTCCAAGACCACTGACAGATTGATCTACTTCCCAGGTGCGATCATGGAGAAGTACAAGATCATGGAGACCCGTGAGGGTGCTGACGCCCAGAAGGAGTACGAGTTCCTGGTTGTTCCAGAGTTCTGGGACTTCGATAACATTGGTGTGTCCCGTGATCTATGTCAAGTTACCGAGGACAGGGACAACGCTGAGTTCAAGTTCGAGTGGGACGGCCACACTTGGGAGTTGATCCATTGCCAAAGGTACTTGGCCTGTGCTGAGTGTGACCGTGGTCCAATCGGTCTGCTGTGTGAAGTTCAAGATGCTAACGACCACTCTTCCACTAGAAAGATCTGTTTGTTGAGCATTGCAAGCGTCGATTGCAAATAA
- a CDS encoding zinc-binding alcohol dehydrogenase family protein (CAGL0K02629g~Ortholog(s) have intracellular localization), translated as MSTPQTMQAAVIDGDHLTLKEVPVPELRDGFVLVKNRAVAGNPTDWKHITWKIGPQGSIAGCDIAGEIVKLGPNVDTNKFKVGQKVYGFVHGASVKHPDNGGFATYSALDSKIAYTVDDSFEVSGKDQIPEGAIKYYEDVATLPISLTTAGAVLTTNFNINLEWQPSEAQRDFPILFWGGATAVGQLLIQVAKKLHGYKKIIAVASKKHEAHLKSYGADDVFDYHDADVIEQIKNKYPDIQNLVDCVSNNDTIKQVYAVASETKPATIVQLTTLSINDIPESERKDNKTIVGCLLYCASGEEIPFGAFTLPANPEFREKVIKFIEFISPKVTAGDIHHIPVKVYKNGLNDVQQILDDIQYNRNSGEKLVAVLN; from the coding sequence atgtCTACCCCTCAAACAATGCAAGCTGCTGTTATCGATGGCGATCACTTGACCTTAAAGGAAGTTCCTGTCCCAGAATTGCGTGATGGTTTTGTTCTAGTTAAGAATAGAGCTGTCGCTGGTAACCCAACCGACTGGAAGCACATCACATGGAAGATTGGACCACAAGGTTCCATCGCCGGTTGTGACATTGCCGGTGAAATTGTTAAGCTAGGCCCAAATGTTGACACTAATAAGTTCAAGGTTGGCCAAAAAGTGTATGGCTTTGTTCATGGTGCTTCCGTCAAGCATCCAGATAATGGTGGTTTTGCCACTTATTCCGCCCTAGACTCCAAAATCGCCTACACTGTGGATGATTCCTTTGAAGTAAGTGGTAAGGACCAGATTCCAGAAGGTGCCATTAAGTACTACGAAGATGTCGCTACTCTACCAATCTCTTTAACAACTGCAGGTGCCGTTCTAACCACgaatttcaatatcaacCTAGAATGGCAACCAAGTGAAGCCCAAAGAGACTTCCCTATCTTATTCTGGGGTGGTGCTACTGCTGTTGGCCAACTATTGATCCAAGTCGCCAAGAAGCTTCATGGGTACAAGAAGATTATTGCTGTCGCCTCTAAGAAGCATGAAGCTCACTTGAAATCATATGGCGCTGATGATGTTTTTGATTATCATGACGCCGATGTTATCGAACAAATCAAGAACAAGTACCCAGACATTCAAAATCTAGTTGACTGTGTTTCTAACAATGACACCATAAAGCAAGTTTACGCTGTTGCTTCTGAAACAAAGCCAGCTACCATTGTCCAATTGACAACTTTGTCAATCAATGACATCCCAGAATCTGAAAGAAAGGACAATAAGACCATTGTCGGTTGCCTGCTATACTGTGCAAGTGGTGAAGAGATTCCTTTCGGTGCTTTTACTTTACCAGCCAACCCAGAATTCAGGGAAAAGGTCATCAAGTTTATTGAGTTTATTAGTCCAAAGGTCACTGCTGGTGACATTCACCATATCCCTGTCAAGGTTTACAAGAACGGTCTAAATGATGTTCAACAAATCCTTGATGACATTCAATACAACAGAAACTCAGGTGAAAAGTTGGTGGCTGTGTTGAACTAA
- the PRS3 gene encoding ribose phosphate diphosphokinase subunit PRS3 (CAGL0K02541g~Has domain(s) with predicted magnesium ion binding, ribose phosphate diphosphokinase activity and role in nucleoside metabolic process, nucleotide biosynthetic process), giving the protein MPTNSIKLLAPDVHRGLAKLVAKRLGIELTDCKLKRDPSNEVSFSIGESVRDQDIFIITQIGSGTVNDRVLELLIMINASKTASARRITAIIPNFPYARQDRKDKSRAPITAKLMADMLTTAGCDHVITMDLHASQIQGFFDIPVDNLYAEPSVVRYIKENVKYEDAIIISPDAGGAKRAATLADRLDLNFALIHKERARANEVSRMVLVGDVTDKICIIVDDMADTCGTLAKAAEVLLDNGHAKSVIAIVTHGVLSGNAIANINNSRLDRVVCTNTVPFEDKMPQCPKLDVIDISSVLAEAIRRLHNGESISYLFKNYPL; this is encoded by the coding sequence ATGCCTACCAACTCTATTAAACTATTAGCTCCTGATGTTCACAGAGGATTGGCAAAGCTTGTTGCCAAGAGACTTGGTATCGAGTTGACTGATTGCAAGTTGAAACGTGACCCAAGTAATGAAGTATCGTTCTCCATTGGAGAAAGTGTGCGTGACCAAgatattttcatcatcacaCAAATTGGTTCAGGTACCGTTAACGATAGGGTTCTTGAACTTTTAATAATGATCAACGCTTCTAAGACTGCATCTGCCAGACGTATTACTGCAATTATTCCAAACTTCCCTTACGCAAGACAGGATAGAAAGGATAAATCTAGAGCTCCAATCACTGCCAAACTTATGGCTGATATGCTAACTACTGCTGGCTGTGATCATGTTATCACAATGGATTTGCATGCTTCTCAGATCCAAGGGTTTTTTGACATACCAGTGGATAACCTATATGCTGAGCCAAGTGTTGTTCGTTACATCAAGGAGAATGTAAAATACGAAGATGCTATTATCATTTCTCCAGATGCTGGTGGTGCCAAGCGTGCTGCCACCTTGGCAGACAGATTAGACCTAAACTTCGCATTAATTCACAAGGAGAGAGCTCGTGCTAACGAGGTCTCCAGAATGGTCCTGGTTGGTGACGTTACCGACAAGATTTGTATCATCGTTGACGATATGGCAGATACCTGTGGTACACTTGCCAAGGCCGCTGAAGTCCTACTAGACAACGGCCATGCAAAGTCTGTCATTGCGATAGTGACCCATGGTGTGCTATCCGGTAACGCTATAGCCAACATCAACAACTCTCGTCTAGATAGAGTTGTCTGTACGAACACTGTTCCATTCGAGGACAAGATGCCACAATGTCCAAAGCTAGACGTAATCGATATCAGCAGTGTTCTAGCCGAAGCCATCCGTCGTTTGCACAATGGTGAGAGTATATCTTACTTATTCAAGAATTACCCATTATGA
- the YAP3 gene encoding Yap3p (CAGL0K02585g~bZIP domain-containing protein), producing MSKDKGKNLAKSRTKATTKVKKVTKGKNNNDNSHENSVTPHGQISPHYLQAYLNSANLTMGTNFLNVPMGTAQVPPPFIQHGNTEMIKTASIPPSGPNASAYSIEASVNPHAQSVPPNYFMPPQFAHSTQPIIKHEDGLDAQIMSNTSIDKSETQSQTGTPNDLEVSFPSISSGNASISGKDKFNEEGLTEDEIKARKKAQNRAAQKAFRERKEARLKELENKLSDIEKNRDLLVNELEDLRRLNMEINEENRILLRKGDTVYKLEPNEVAENGKFSFPSEDEFFAQVVLGKYNAEGAKHSNDFEDDANKLLTVPKTWSYLHRLSEEKNFDVLCLMERLKGREVSHKNGPAYYKNVIDTLVEEACLEN from the coding sequence ATGAGTAAAGATAAGGGCAAGAACCTGGCAAAAAGCAGGACAAAAGCGACCACAAAGGTCAAAAAGGTCACCAAGggcaaaaataataatgacAATAGTCATGAAAACAGCGTGACACCTCATGGACAAATATCACCACATTACTTACAGGCTTACTTGAATAGTGCGAACTTGACCATGGGCACAAACTTTTTAAATGTGCCAATGGGTACAGCGCAAGTACCTCCACCTTTTATTCAGCATGGTAATACTGAAATGATTAAGACGGCATCTATTCCTCCCAGTGGACCAAATGCATCAGCATATAGTATTGAAGCTTCTGTAAATCCGCATGCACAATCAGTACCACCGAATTACTTCATGCCTCCTCAATTTGCACATAGTACACAACCAATAATAAAACATGAAGACGGTTTGGATGCGCAGATTATGTCTAACACAAGTATTGATAAATCTGAAACACAAAGTCAGACTGGCACTCCAAATGACTTAGAAGTCTCTTTCCCCAGCATTAGCAGTGGAAACGCCTCCATTAGCGGTAAAgataaatttaatgaagAGGGTCTTACAGAAGACGAAATAAAAGCCAGGAAAAAGGCTCAGAATAGAGCAGCACAAAAGGCTTTTAGAGAGAGGAAAGAAGCCAGACTTAAAGAGCTTGAAAATAAGTTATCTGACATAGAGAAAAATAGAGATTTACTTGTTAACGAACTAGAAGATTTAAGGAGATTGAACATGGAAataaatgaagagaatAGAATACTTCTTAGAAAAGGCGATACTGTGTATAAACTAGAGCCTAATGAAGTTGCtgaaaatggtaaatttTCGTTTCCATCAGAAGACGAATTTTTTGCACAGGTTGTGCTTGGTAAATATAATGCAGAAGGTGCTAAGCATTCTAATGATTTTGAGGATGATGCTAATAAATTGTTGACTGTTCCTAAAACTTGGAGCTATCTACATAGACtttcagaagaaaagaattttgaTGTCTTATGTCTCATGGAAAGATTGAAGGGACGCGAAGTTTCTCACAAAAATGGGCCTGCCTACTACAAAAACGTAATAGATACCcttgttgaagaagcatGCCTagaaaattaa
- the ETP1 gene encoding Etp1p (CAGL0K02563g~Putative protein with similarity to mammalian BRAP2; gene is upregulated in azole-resistant strain): MLHTVNEGTSLTYKLVLEFENREQQSNSYNIFTNHSDQKHSVIHHTKNKSSDSFQDWRTSDIMLERVNITKKKNSESDKDIVTSEYLGHGIIKLFKSGTETDKDDAETKDIITVPGEDTMVSILFVPTYFTIHDLLHYYIGDEIVNNQVSDFRILRNKQKGFGFNFMVLMKFRESTAAKNFKDEFNGKRFSKMDPETCHVAYIKEIIFAKKLFPGDEKKELPYLLNDPFTTVRENTNADHDVELPTCPVCLERMDSETTGLITIPCQHTFHCQCLDKWKNSKCPVCRLSSFRLSRDTLRKHGNKEKCSECGSSENLWICLICGHVGCGRYNSRHAIKHFEETSHCFAMDSKTDRVWDYAGDNYVHRLVENEVDGKLVESVGRVDDRKAGIGSSFQPSTSSNYKDDDDKDLRVNFMRNREYHLEYVEVLISQLESQSEYYEMKMQDTYKMTDEIENLNQKLKDMQKENKNLKEVVDRNDQIKKDLESKIIEDKLIIKGLQENLAFRDEKIESIEQRLKDQEEQNKELQDQLKDIMFYLESRDKFDQAPDEVKEGTILVQPGVTTTKSKKKRNKKKVPKLPPKIDDIQ; the protein is encoded by the coding sequence ATGCTCCATACCGTTAATGAAGGTACCAGCTTAACTTATAAATTAGTGTTAGAATTTGAAAACAGAGAGCAGCAGAGTAACTCATACAATATATTCACGAATCATTCTGATCAAAAACATTCAGTAATACATCATACTAAGAACAAAAGTTCTGATTCTTTTCAAGATTGGAGGACTTCAGATATTATGCTTGAACGTGTTAATataacaaagaagaagaacagcGAAAGTGATAAGGATATTGTCACATCTGAATACTTGGGCCATGGCATTATCAAGTTGTTTAAAAGTGGTACAGAAactgacaaggatgatGCAGAAACAAAGGATATAATTACAGTCCCTGGAGAAGACACTATGGTTAGTATATTGTTTGTTCCGACTTATTTTACAATACATGATCTGcttcattattatattgGAGATGAAATCGTAAATAATCAAGTTTCCGATTTTAGGATACTACGAAATAAGCAGAAGGGATTTGGTTTTAATTTCATGgtattaatgaaatttaGAGAATCAACTGCAGCAAAGAATTTCAAGGATGAGTTTAATGGTAAAAGGTTTAGCAAAATGGATCCGGAAACTTGCCATGTCGCatatatcaaagaaatcatATTTGCCAAAAAGTTATTCCCTGGagatgaaaagaaggaattACCTTATTTACTCAATGACCCTTTCACAACAGTAAGAGAAAATACAAATGCAGATCATGATGTCGAACTTCCAACCTGTCCAGTATGCCTGGAGAGAATGGATTCTGAGACAACAGGACTGATCACAATACCATGCCAACATACTTTTCATTGCCAATGCCTAGACAAATGGAAGAATTCTAAATGCCCAGTATGCAGGCTGTCAAGTTTTAGATTATCCAGGGACACATTACGAAAACATGGTAATAAAGAGAAATGCTCAGAATGCGGATCGTCAGAAAATCTATGGATATGCTTAATTTGTGGGCATGTAGGTTGTGGGAGATACAATTCCCGCCATGCAATAAAGCATTTTGAGGAAACCTCTCACTGCTTTGCTATGGACTCTAAGACTGACCGAGTTTGGGATTATGCTGGAGATAACTACGTCCATAGGCTAGTTGAAAATGAAGTCGATGGGAAACTTGTTGAATCTGTTGGTCGTGTGGATGATAGAAAAGCCGGCATAGGATCAAGTTTCCAACCATCCACAAGTAGTAATTATaaagatgatgacgatAAAGACTTGCGTGTTAATTTTATGCGTAATAGAGAATATCACTTGGAATATGTAGAGGTACTAATATCTCAACTTGAGTCACAAAGTGAATATtatgaaatgaaaatgcAAGATACATATAAAATGACGGATGAAATTGAGAATCTTAATCAGAAGCTGAAAGATATGCAAAAGGAGAATAAGAACTTGAAAGAGGTAGTAGATAGAAACGACCAGATAAAAAAAGACCTTGAGAGTAAGATAATTGAAGACAAACTGATAATAAAAGGTCTCCAGGAGAATTTAGCTTTCCGTGATGAAAAGATAGAATCTATTGAGCAACGACTAaaagatcaagaagaacaaaataaaGAGTTACAAGATCAACTTAAGGATATCATGTTTTATCTTGAAAGTAGAGATAAATTTGATCAAGCACCAGATGAAGTTAAGGAAGGAACCATTTTGGTACAACCAGGGGTAACCACTaccaaatcaaaaaaaaagaggaataaaaagaaagtgcCAAAACTACCTCCAAAAATTGATGACATTCAATAA
- a CDS encoding uncharacterized protein (CAGL0K02519g~Protein of unknown function): MQVGLENIFERSVQDPCCLIEDEMDTYTEFPKYDYSHCQAGQDELHGYTSLRKYNSVPSIPLQHNTQHIIPVSPTQARDHTTRRRSSLYSADPSHTCRRSHSNANILCTPTQNRSKRNSLCSPHSSRPQEGPMRSRSQSVVAIPSHLLSIEKYITSELDTNISPTINPSTKANPPFLSSQSSSDSGSYTSDYTRPPTTRRRSSFKVSLASSFSS, from the coding sequence ATGCAGGTTGGattagaaaatatatttgagaGATCGGTACAGGACCCTTGCTGTCTCATAGAAGATGAGATGGATACCTATACCGAGTTCCCAAAATACGACTACAGTCACTGCCAAGCGGGTCAAGATGAGCTACATGGGTATACCTCGCTAAGGAAGTATAACTCTGTGCCAAGCATCCCACTACAACATAATACTCAGCATATAATTCCTGTGTCGCCAACACAGGCACGTGATCACACTACGCGCCGTCGGTCTAGTCTATACTCCGCTGATCCGTCGCATACTTGTAGGAGGTCGCATAGCAACGCTAATATACTGTGCACTCCTACGCAAAACAGGTCTAAGAGGAATTCTTTGTGTTCCCCTCATAGCAGTAGGCCCCAAGAAGGTCCCATGAGGTCACGCTCGCAATCGGTGGTTGCTATCCCCTCACACCTTCTAAGcatagaaaaatatataacaTCAGAGTTGGATACAAATATCTCGCCTACAATAAATCCATCAACCAAGGCAAATCCTCCATTTTTATCAAGCCAGTCTTCGTCTGATTCTGGTTCTTATACCAGTGACTACACCAGACCACCAactacaagaagaagatcatcATTCAAAGTATCCTTGGCTAGTTCATTCTCCAGCTAG
- the RLF2 gene encoding Rlf2p (CAGL0K02453g~Ortholog(s) have histone binding activity, role in DNA replication-dependent nucleosome assembly and CAF-1 complex, chromatin, chromosome, centromeric region, nucleus localization), producing MTDKNEKGILSFFQNTISAKVKKSSEVIDLDDHHDDDEQQSVEEGTQKQLSPMSDGLQKEATLDTSQDDSQSSNGGTASSSQSESRQSEKNRMRELKRVQREAEKLRREQLKAEEKLKKEKKKEEERLRREEEKKKREEEKRLKELQREEEKRKREQAKEEERKKKEQLRLQKEEEKRQKEEEKRLKEEAKERAQSRIGNFFRKVSDDANKNVSRKTDYEKYFLPFYARDGVEIRQPWTMDTQKLQSSIKTLDDLLKDRNQDASTLDPCSWLKERSLDGIGYPIKNTAVSLLQQMTAKEKSDEELQTMLSMVPHKYIKFYENVRPPYIGTYSKEFFLPILDPFSTSITDFNYDYDSDLEWVNEEGEEGGVDNLESGEDDDDEEDDDLASEGEFDGFLDTENGDGNSKTGTNGKKFIGPLIPIVQLRSDISTFDEEDRIYFKKLAAVPLTQMETFSIDPNYITPSPSPIKSSSASQRDLKRAATDQNSSGLSTPTQSPNKKSKSIITEDQDLLTLLKEVQNSTFSLATVSEIIQKNLPKYNKQTIKNTVKEYAVRSSGKGNEPRKWEIKDLEHWENLQKAGEHKE from the coding sequence ATGACGGACAAGAACGAGAAGGGtatactttcttttttccaGAACACTATTAGTGCTAAAGTCAAGAAGTCGAGTGAGGTGATTGATCTGGATGACCACCacgatgatgatgagcAGCAGAGTGTAGAGGAGGGAACACAGAAGCAATTGAGTCCCATGAGTGATGGCCTTCAGAAGGAGGCCACCTTGGATACCAGTCAGGACGATAGTCAGAGCAGTAACGGCGGCACTGCCAGCTCATCACAGAGTGAGTCTCGACAGAGTGAGAAGAATAGGATGAGAGAGTTGAAAAGGGTACAAAGAGAGGCTGAGAAACTGCGTAGAGAACAATTAAAAGCGGAggagaagttgaagaaggagaagaagaaagaggaagagcGGTTACGACGcgaagaagagaagaagaaacgtgaagaagaaaagcgCTTAAAGGAGCTacaaagagaagaagagaaaaggaAGAGAGAACAGGCAAAGGAGGAAgagaggaaaaaaaaagagcaaTTAAGACTTCAGAAGGAGGAAGAAAAGCGtcagaaagaagaagagaaaaggcTAAAAGAAGAGGCCAAGGAAAGAGCACAGTCACGTATTGGTAACTTCTTCAGGAAAGTATCGGATGATGCAAACAAAAATGTATCCAGGAAGACAGACTACGAGAAATACTTCCTTCCGTTTTATGCTCGAGATGGTGTTGAAATCCGCCAACCATGGACAATGGACACTCAAAAATTACAATCGAGTATAAAGACGCTGGACGATTTGCTCAAGGACAGAAACCAAGATGCGTCCACCCTAGATCCATGCAGTTGGTTGAAAGAAAGATCCCTAGATGGTATAGGCTATCcaataaaaaatactgCTGTATCTCTTCTACAGCAAATGACTGCGAAGGAAAAGAGCGATGAAGAATTACAAACTATGCTCTCAATGGTGCCACATAAGTATATTAAGTTCTACGAGAATGTGAGACCACCTTACATTGGGACGTACTCGAAAGAATTCTTTCTCCCCATACTGGATCCTTTCTCGACTAGTATAACAGATTTTAATTATGATTACGATTCAGACTTGGAATGGGTGAACGAGGAGGGCGAAGAAGGTGGTGTTGACAATTTGGAGAGTGGTGAAGACGAcgacgatgaagaagacgatGACTTAGCCAGCGAAGGTGAGTTCGATGGTTTCCTGGATACTGAGAACGGTGACGGGAACTCTAAGACAGGTACTAACGGTAAGAAGTTTATAGGCCCATTAATACCTATAGTGCAACTAAGGTCAGATATATCGACTttcgatgaagaagataggatatatttcaagaagCTCGCCGCAGTGCCGTTGACCCAAATGGAGACGTTTTCCATTGATCCAAACTATATTACACCCAGTCCATCTCCAATCAAGTCATCCTCTGCAAGTCAGAGAGATCTGAAAAGAGCAGCCACTGATCAAAACTCCTCTGGTCTATCTACACCAACACAATCTCCTAATAAGAAATCCAAGTCAATAATAACAGAAGACCAGGACCTACTGACGTTACTGAAAGAAGTACAAAACAGCACTTTCTCCTTAGCAACAGTCTCAGAGATAATACAAAAGAACTTACCAAAGtataataaacaaacaatCAAGAACACAGTGAAGGAATACGCTGTGAGATCATCAGGTAAAGGAAACGAGCCCCGCAAATGGGAAATAAAGGACCTAGAGCATTGGGAAAACCTACAGAAAGCAGGTGAACATAAAGAATAG
- the TIF6 gene encoding translation initiation factor 6 (CAGL0K02497g~Translation initiation factor 6 (eIF6)): protein MATRTQFENSNEVGVFSKLTNTYCLVAVGGSENFYSAFEAELGDSIPIAHTTIAGTRIVGRMTAGNRRGLLVPTQTTDQELQHLRNSLPDSVKIQRVEERLSALGNVICCNDYVALVHPDIDRETEELISDVLGVEVFRQTISGNILVGSYCALSNQGGLVHPQTTIQDQEELSSLLQVPLVAGTVNRGSAVVGAGMVVNDYLAVTGLDTTAPELSVIESIFRLQDAQPDAISGNLRDTLIETYS from the coding sequence ATGGCTACTAGGACTCAATTTGAAAACTCTAATGAGGTTGGTGTGTTCTCCAAGTTGACCAACACATACTGTTTGGTTGCTGTTGGTGGTTCTGAGAACTTCTACTCTGCTTTTGAAGCTGAGTTGGGTGACTCTATTCCTATTGCGCACACCACCATTGCTGGTACACGTATTGTTGGTCGTATGACTGCTGGTAACCGTCGTGGTCTTCTAGTGCCAACCCAAACCACTGATCAGGAGCTACAACATCTAAGGAACAGTTTGCCGGACTCTGTTAAGATCCAAAGAGTAGAAGAAAGACTATCCGCATTGGGTAATGTTATATGTTGTAATGACTACGTTGCGTTAGTACATCCTGACATCGACCGTGAGACCGAAGAGTTGATCAGCGATGTCCTAGGTGTTGAAGTCTTCAGACAAACGATATCTGGTAATATTCTAGTTGGTTCATACTGTGCCTTGAGTAACCAAGGTGGTCTAGTGCATCCACAAACAACTATCCAGgatcaagaagaattgTCCTCTCTATTACAAGTCCCATTGGTTGCGGGTACCGTGAACCGTGGTAGTGCCGTTGTTGGTGCTGGTATGGTTGTCAACGACTACCTTGCCGTGACGGGTCTTGACACAACTGCTCCAGAGCTAAGTGTTATCGAAAGTATCTTCAGGTTGCAAGACGCTCAACCAGATGCCATCTCCGGAAACCTACGTGATACTTTGATTGAAACTTATTCTTGA